A genome region from Geminicoccus roseus DSM 18922 includes the following:
- a CDS encoding TRAP transporter substrate-binding protein gives MMFASRARLPALAVLLAGLVATSGMATAQTTLRLAENQPDDNPVTIAMQRFAELVDQKTNGEVKVEVYSGGQLGQEPESIEQAQAGVIDFARVNSVVLANVSPSMGAFTLPYVFRDVEHKYKVLDGDVGQEVLADLQQVGLIGFDYMEAGTRNFYSGADHPVKSIEDLKGLKIRVQPAPISTRMVELLGATPTPMNYGEVYSALQTGVIDGAENDYVSYLTSSHFDVAPNLIEDGHLSPPALLVMNLATFQGLPQEQQDAIREAAAEAAEFEREAMLKANEEAKAKVQEAGVTITTVDNAPFREAVAPIYDEFPDLKPLLERIQAVQ, from the coding sequence CTGCTCGCCGGCCTCGTGGCCACCAGCGGCATGGCGACGGCGCAGACCACGCTGCGCTTGGCCGAGAACCAGCCGGACGACAATCCCGTCACGATCGCGATGCAGCGCTTCGCGGAGCTGGTCGACCAGAAGACCAACGGCGAGGTGAAGGTCGAGGTCTACTCCGGCGGCCAGCTCGGCCAGGAGCCGGAATCGATCGAGCAGGCGCAGGCCGGCGTCATCGACTTCGCCCGGGTCAACTCGGTGGTGCTGGCCAATGTCAGCCCATCCATGGGCGCGTTCACCCTGCCCTACGTGTTCCGCGACGTGGAACACAAGTACAAGGTGCTGGACGGCGATGTCGGCCAGGAGGTGCTGGCGGACCTGCAGCAGGTCGGCCTGATCGGCTTCGACTACATGGAGGCCGGCACCCGCAACTTCTACAGTGGCGCCGACCACCCGGTGAAAAGCATCGAGGACCTCAAGGGCCTGAAGATCCGCGTGCAGCCGGCGCCGATCTCGACCCGGATGGTCGAGCTGCTGGGCGCCACCCCCACCCCGATGAACTATGGCGAGGTCTATTCCGCGCTGCAGACCGGCGTGATCGACGGCGCCGAGAACGACTATGTGAGCTACCTCACCTCCTCGCATTTCGACGTCGCCCCGAACCTGATCGAGGACGGCCATCTGAGCCCGCCGGCCCTGCTGGTCATGAACCTCGCGACCTTCCAGGGCCTGCCGCAGGAGCAGCAGGACGCGATCCGCGAGGCCGCCGCCGAGGCCGCCGAGTTCGAGCGCGAGGCGATGCTCAAGGCCAACGAGGAAGCCAAGGCCAAGGTCCAGGAGGCCGGGGTGACCATCACCACGGTCGACAACGCGCCGTTCCGCGAGGCGGTGGCCCCGATCTACGACGAGTTCCCGGACCTGAAGCCGCTGCTCGAGCGCATCCAGGCCGTGCAGTAG